CTGGCCACCGACAATGAAGGTCGTATGTGGATTGGCACTCACAAAGGCGGTTGCAATGTTATATCTTCTTCCGACGGCCGATTTGTAACCATTGCCAATGATCCGTTCAACGGCAATTCTCTCATCGGCAACTTTGTGTATTCATTTGCAGAAAGCAAAACCGACGAAGATATTTTTATTGGTACCGATGGCAACGGACTCAGCATCTGGAACCGGCGTAGCAATCGCTTTACCAACTATGTGCACCATGCAGGCGATGCCAGCAGCATCAGCCATAATTCGGTGACCAATATTTTTACTGATTACACCGGTAAAATTTGGATGACTACACTGGGAGGCGGTGTCAATCAGTTTAGCAAAGCCACCGGAAAATTCAAGCATTACAAACTGCTGAACACGGCCAACGGCACCGAAAATAAAAATGCATTAAGCCTGTATGAAGACAAGGATAAAACCTTGTGGGCTACCACTTTCGGTAAGATGTATCGCTATAACCGGGCTGACGATCGCTTTGATATTTTTTCTCAAAACATCAACGATATCATCAGCATTACAGAAGACAAACAGGGGCAATTGTGGGGTGGTACTACCAATCAGTTGGTACAAATAGACCGGCAAGACAAGCAGCATCATTTTTACGACATTGGTGGCAAACCGGTGCGGGCCATACTTGCCGATGCCAACAGCAACCGCTTGTGGTTGGGCACCGAAGGCAACGGGCTGTTGCTGTTTGACATATCTACGGGAAAAGTGATGGAACGCTACACCGATGCCAATGGCTTGTGCAACAATGCGGTGCACACCATTGTAAAAGATGGCAAGGGCATGCTGTGGCTGAGTACTTTTAATGGGTTGGCCCGCTTCGATCCGAAGCGCAAATCATTCAGCAACTTTTATCAAAGCGATGGTTTGCAAAGCAATCAGTTTAACTATCGTTCTGCATACAAGCTGCGCAGTGGCGAACTGATGTTTGGTGGTATCAAGGGCTTCAATCTGTTTCATCCGGATAGCATTGTAGTGCGGAGTTTTATGCCCCCACTGTACATCACCAGTATCATGATCAACAGCAAGGATGTAGCCGTGGCTGGTAATGACTACATCAGCAAACGCAATGCTGCGACCATTGAAGAGTTGCGCATTCCTTACGATGAAGCCATTCTGTCAATCCGCTTCAATGCACTGGAGTATGCTTCGCCGGAAAAAATAAGCTATGCATATTTTTTGGAAGGATGGGACAGAGGATGGACGTATGCCGGCAACACCCGCAACATCAATTACAACAACCTTACAGAAGGCAGTTATGTGCTGCACATTAAAAGCACCAATGCGGCAGGCACCTGGCAAGAAAAGGAATCCCTGCTTCGGATAATTGTGTTGCCGCCATGGTACCGCAGCTGGTGGGCTTACAGTTTGTACCTGCTGCTGGCAGCGGGTTTGGGCTATGTTATTTACAACTATCGCATACAGCAAGAGCGGCTGCGCTACAAAATAAAACTGGCCCAATTACAAGCCGATCAGGAGCAGGAAGTAAACGAAAGGCGACAATCTTTTTTTACCAATATTGCCCATGAGTTCAGAACACCATTGACCCTCATCATCAATCCGCTGAAAGACATTGTACAAAAAGAGGACAGCAGCGATAGCAAGGAAGAGCTCGGGCTGGTGTACCGCAATGCCCGACGGTTACTGAGCCTGGTAGATCAGTTTTTATTGTTTAGAAAAACGGACACAGATACGGGGCAGTTGGTTGAGCAAGTGTTTCACTTCGATCAATTGTGCCAAGAAACCTATCTCTATTTTGTGCAGCAGGCCCGGTCTAAACAAATAAACTACCAGCTGCAGGTAAATGCGCAGCCAATTGTGGTGAAAGGCGACCGCGAAAAACTGGATATCATTTTATACAACCTGATGTCGAATGCGCTGAAATATACGCCGGAGCAGGGTGAAGTATTGGTAAATGTACAAGCCGATGCTACGCAGGTAACGGTAGAAGTATGCGACAGCGGCCCGGGTATACCCCCGCAGGTGGGCAACCGTTTGTTCGAAAAATATTATCAGGTAAAAGAGCCGGGACATGCCGGCAAACCTGGTTTTGGAATTGGTTTGTACCTGGCCAAAAAATTGGCCGAAATGCATGGCGGCAGTATTGGTTTTGCCAACCGAAGCCAAACGGGAACTTGTTTTACCCTTTCGCTGCCCATTGTAAGCAGCGCTGCTCAGGTAGTAGAAAATGCGCCGGTGGCAGCTACTACGAGTACCGCATTGCTCGAAGAAATAGCTGCGGGCAGCGAACCGCTGGTTGCTGCAAAACCTGCCATTACCAACGGCCTCGAATCGATTGTGAGTGAATTGCGCAGCATGCTCATTGTAGATGATAACGATCAAATGCGCAGCTACCTGCGGCAAGTATTCAGCAAAAACTTTACCGTGTACGATGCGGCAAACGGGCATAAAGGTTTGGCCATTGCCCACGAAGTAATGCCCGACATCATCATCAGCGATGTGATGATGGAAGACATGACAGGCATCGATTTTTGCAAAGCCATCAAAGAAACAGCAGCACTGAACCATATTCCCTTCATTTTAATCACCGGCAGTATTTCGCCAGAGCTGAAAATGAAAGGCATTGAATACGGTGCGGATGATTACATCAGCAAACCCTTCGAAAAAGATTTGCTGGTAGCCAGGGTGCAAAGTCTGCTGCGCAATCAGCAAAACCTGCAGCAGTATTTCTACAACGAAATCACCCATCAGAAAAACTATTTCAGTGTGTCGGGTGAGTACAAGGCATTTTTAGAAGCCTGTATCGACATTGTGGAACGCCACCTCGACGACGATGAGTTTAACATACAAGTGCTGGCTACAGAAATTGGGATGAGCCACAGCAAATTGTACAAAACCATCAAAACCATTTCGGGGCAAAGTGCCAGTGCCTTTATCCGGTTTATCCGGTTGCGCAAGGCGGCCGAAATGTTCATCAACAGCAATTATAATATCAACCAAACTGCGTTTTATGTGGGCATAAAAGACATCAAATATTTCCGGGAGCAGTTTGCCAAAACCTTTGGCATGAAGCCATCGGAATACATTGAAAAATACCGAAAGACATTGGGCAAAAATTATCGCCTCAACGATAAGGTATCTGGCGACAGGCTTAAGGAATAAAGCCTGTTATGATGCGTAGAGAGAGGGGTAAATTGATGAATTTACCCCCTTTTTTTCCGAGTTGCCCCCCCGTGGGGCTACCACATCTCCAATATTTTTACCCTCATACAGCCGTAGTAAGCTGGTTGCTCATTGGCCATATGAAACACAAAGTGATGTGTTACCGGGTTGCAGTTTTTGCACCCGTAAAATATTCGTCAGTGGATGCAGCTACCTTTCGGTTTTACTTATAATGATGAAATTGATGCTGCGTCTTTTTTCTTACTACTGGGTTGTCATTGTGCGGTGTTTTTGCCGGCACAAAAACTATCGCCGGTGGTTTGCGGCATCACTACGGTGGGCGATGGTTGGGCTGGCAATTCTGTCAACACCGTCATCTTTCGCAAGCATGCACTTACTTCTGTTGCCGATACGCAATTCATTGCCTACTACAATCAGGCAGGAAACGTAGTGCTGGGCAAACGCCATGTTGCCGATACGGGTTGGCAAACAGTTGTCACAGCTTTTACAGGCAATATTCATGATGCCCATAACAGCATCAGCATTGTGGCCGATGCGGCGGGCTACCTGCACATGGCATGGGATCATCACGGGCATCCGTTGCATTATGCCAAAAGTGAGGCACCGGGTTCGCTCCGGTTGCATAGCATGGAAATGATAGGCACTCAGGAGCAAAAAGTAACCTACCCGGAATTTCATGCCTTGCCCAACGGGCAGCTCATTTTTTTGTACCGCGATGGCAGTTCGGGCAATGGCAATCTTGTCATCAACAGCTATAACCCCGCCACCGGGCGCTGGAAACGGATGCACAATAATTTGATTGATGGCGAAGGATTGCGCAATGCATACTGGCAGGCATGTGTAGACGCGAAAGGAAGATTGCATGTATCGTGGGTGTGGCGGGAGAGCCCCGATGTAGCCAGCAATCATGACATGTGCTATGCAGTATCGGCCGATGGCGGCGATACCTGGCAACAATCGAATGGTAAAAAATATGATTTGCCTATTACTGCTGCCTCTGCAGAAATAGCGTGGCGCATTCCGCAACGCAGCGAACTGATGAATCAAACGTCCATGGCGGCCAACGATAAAGGAGAACCTTTTATCATCAGCTATTGGCGAGGCGCTGGCAATGTGCCGCAATACCAGTTGTTGTACAGGCAAAAAGGTGAGTGGCAACACAGCGATTTGGGATTCAGGAAAATGAATTTTACACTCAGCGGAATGGGCACCAAGAGCATTCCTATATCGAGACCGCAATTGGTGATTGGGCAAAAAAGACGACACAGTACCGTGCACGTTGTTTTCAGAGATGCAGAACGAAACAGTGTTATCAGCATTGCGAGTGCTGCTGTAAAAAGCCGCAAGCCTTTGCAATGGCAGCTGGCAGATGTGTATGAACAATCCGTTGCTGCATGGGAGCCCAACTATGATGTGGCACAATGGACAAATAATAAGCAGCTGTATTTGTTTGTACAACAAGTGGTACAGGCCGATGCGGAAGGACTGATTAAAACAAAGCCAACACCGGTGCAGGTGTTGCAGGTAAAATGGTAGTGGTATGATAACGAGATGGACAAACACACAAGCCTACGTTGTAGCAACGATGATTGCAGTTGTGCTATCGATGGCCTGTGGACATACGCAAAAAGCAACGCAGACTGCTGCTGCGCAGCAACAAGTGTTGCAGCTCATTCATTTGGTCAACAATAACTGGCAGCAAACACATCAACCCACCGTGAATGCATTTTGGGACAATGCTGCATACCATACGGGCAATATGGAAGTGTATGCACTCACGAAGCACGAACCTTACCGGGAATATTCTACTCAATGGGCTACCCACAACCAGTGGAAAGGTGCCAAATCGGATGATATCAGCAAATGGAAATTGACCTACGGCGAAACAGATGAATATGTGTTGTTTGGCGATTGGCAAATCTGTTTTCAGACTTACATAGATCTGTATAAGTTACAACCCGACGAATCCAAAATAGCCCGTGCAAAGCAAGTGATGCAATACCAGATACAAACGCCGAGAAATGATTACTGGTGGTGGAGCGATGGCTTGTACATGGTAATGCCGGTGATGACGAAAATGTATAGCATCACGAAGGAGCCTTTGTATTTAGAAAAGCTCTACAGCTATTTGCAATTTGCCGACAGCATTATGTACGATGATTCAGAAGGCTTGTATTTCAGGGATGCGAGGTATGTTTATCCCAAACACAAAACAGCAAGTGGCGGAAAAGATTTTTGGTCGAGGGGTAATGGTTGGGTAGTAGCCGGGCTTGCCAAACTGTTGCAGGATTTGCCAGCACAGGATGCACACCGGTTGTTTTATGAAAACAAGTTGAAAAGCATGGCAGCTGCTTTAAAAAAATGTCAGCATGCCGATGGCTACTGGACCCGCAGTCTTACCGACGAAAAACAATCGCCCGGCTTTGAAACCAGTGGTACTGCATTTTTTACCTACGGCATTTTGTGGGGCATCAATCATGGTTTGCTAAGTAAGGTGGAGTATGGCCCCGTAGTGGAAAAAGCATGGCAGGCTTTAACGACAACGGCGGTACAACCCAATGGCACCATTGGTTATGTACAGCCCATTGGCGAAAGAGCAATTCCGGGACAAATCGTAGATAAAAATTCAACGGCCAACTTTGGTGTAGGTGCATGGCTGCTGGCTGCCTGCGAAATGTATCGCTATCTGGGTAAGAAATAATCAAAGAAGCACGTCGGGTTTTTCTTTCAACAACCTACAAACGCAAACAACATCTTACACACAACAAAACAGTAATAAAAGAAAGCAAACAAACAGCGAAAACAGAAGGAGCACAAGATGTTTAGCATTCACGAACATGCACATACAAGATTGAATTTACTTACCGGCGATTGGGTGTTGGTATCGCCACACCGTACCAAACGACCATGGCAGGGCAAAGTAGAAACACTGCCCGCCGACAATCGACCGGCGTACGATGCTACCTGCTACTTATGCCCCGGCAATAAACGGGCCGATGGTGCTACCAATCCTGACTATACCGATTCATTTGTGTTTGTCAATGATTTTTCGGCATTGCTGACCGATACGCCCGATGGAGATGTAAACATTAATGGATTGCTGCAGGCCAAAAGCGCCAAAGGCATTTGCAAAGTCATCAGCTTTTCGCCCGATCATAGCAAAACTTTGCCAACGCTGCCCGTAAGTACCATTGCCAAAGTGATTGATTTGTGGTGTGCTGAAATGACGAGCATTGCGCAGGACAAAGACATTCAGTACATCCAGATTTTTGAAAACAAGGGTGATATTATGGGCTGCTCCAACCCGCACCCACACGGACAAATTTGGGCACAAAACAGTGTGCCGCTTGAAGTAAGTAAAGAGACGAAGCAGCAGCAGCAATACTACGAACGTTACTGGCGCACCTTGCTCAGCGATTATGTAAACACCGAGCTACAACAGCAGGAGCGGATAGTGCTGGAGCATGAGCATTTTGTAGCATTGGTTCCCTTTTGGGCGGTATGGCCATTCGAAACGATGATTGTGCCCAAACGCCCCATGGCGCAAATCAATGAGATGACGCAAGATGAACGACTAGCATTTGCCATCATGCTCAAAGAACTCACTGCCAAGTATGATAATCTTTTTCATGTTTCCTTTCCTTATTCGGCCGGTATCCATCAGGCGCCGGTGAATAACGGGCAACATCCGGCGTGGCACTGGCACATGCATTTTTACCCGCCATTGCTTCGCTCTGCTACTGTGAAAAAATTTATGGTTGGCTACGAAATGCTGGCCAATCCACAACGGGATGTAACGCCAGAGTGGGCCGCAGAAAGATTGCGTAGCTTGCCGGTAAAGCATTATAAAGAAATGTAGTACCTGTAGGCCAAAAGCCTATAGTATAGGTAAGTAAAGAATGACTAGATCTTTTCATAAGCAAGTAATCGTACCGGCTGTGTCTACGGCTGGTGGTTTTTTTGTTTGTATGATGTATATCAAAGTTCCGGTGACGGAAAAATGGAAACTTGCCGCAAGGCAATCAAAATGAAACGTTGTATGAAAAAATGGTTTGTAATGTTGATGGGTTGTGCAAGCATGCTGCAGTTGGCTGCACAAAACATTTGGGAAAACCCCACAGTGTATGAGGAAAACAAAGAAAAGCCGCATACCAGTTTTATGCTGTATCAGCAGGCAGCAGATGTGAATGCAGATGATTTTGCAGCATCAGCCTGGCATCAATCACTCAATGGTACCTGGAAGTTTGTGTACGCTGCCAATGTAGAATCTTCGCTCAAAGATTTTTACAGCGATGCAGTAAACACGCAATCGTGGAAGAACATTCCAGTGCCTTCCAATTGGGAACTGCAAGGGTTTGGTACGCCTATTTATACCAACATTACGTATCCGTTTCCTAAAAATCCTCCGTATGTAGGCAAAGACAATCCGGTAGGTACCTACCGCAAAACATTTACCGTGCCCGATACCTGGAGCGATAAAGAAGTGATACTGCATTTTGGTTCCATATCGGGCTGTGCATTTGTGTATGTAAACGGACAAAAAGTAGGTATGTCGAAAGTGGCTAAAACAGCAGCTGAATTCAACATTACCAAACTGCTGCGCAAAGGGGAAAACCAATTGGCGGTGCAGGTATACCGCTGGCACGATGGCAGCTATCTGGAAGACCAGGACTTTTGGCGTTTGAGTGGTATTGAAAGAGATGTTTTTTTGATGGCCATGCCGAAGCAAACCATTTGGGATTATTTTTTGAAAGCAGATTTGGATGCACAATACAAAATCGGCAGGTTTTCGGCAACCGTTGATATCAGAGACTTTACAGAACGTACTCCTACGAAAGGAAGCATCGTAGTAAGTGTTGTTAGCAAGGCAGGTTTTGTAGCTTTTACGCAAACTCAAGCGTACACAACCAATGCTGCAGTTACATCAGTACAATTTAGCGGGGCTATTAAAAATGTAGCCAAGTGGACTGCAGAAACGCCGAATTTGTATCAGGTAATCATTGAGCAAAAAGACGCCAGTGGTGCAACGGTAGCGTATACGGGTAGCCGCATTGGTTTCCGGAAAGTGGAGATTAAAAATGCGCAACTAATGATAAATGGTGTGCCGCTAAATGTGCATGGTGTAAACCGCCACGAGCATGATGATGTGCTGGGTCACGTGCCTACCAAAGAGCTCATGCTGAAAGACATTCAACTCATGAAGTTGAACAACATCAACTCGGTTCGAACCTGTCATTATCCCAACGATCCGCTGTGGTACAAACTCTGCGATGAATATGGTTTGTATCTGGTAGATGAAGCCAATATTGAAAGCCACGGCATGGGTGCAGAAGGACAAAGCTGGTTTGATAAAGAACAACATGTAGCGTACCGTCCGGAGTGGGCTGCGGCACACCTCGACCGCCATCGTCGTATGGTAGAAAGAGATAAGAACCATGCTTCCGTTATTATCTGGAGCCTTGGCAATGAATGTGGTAACGGACCAGTTTTCTTTGATGCCTATAAGTGGATAAAAGAAAGAGACAACACAAGGCCTGTACAATTTGAACAATCAAAAGAAGCAGCCAATACTGATATTGTTTGCCCCATGTATCCTCGCATTGAGCACATGCGTCAGTATGCGAATGACAGCACAAAGACAAGACCGTATATCATGTGTGAATACTCTCATGCCATGGGTAACAGCAACGGCAACTTCAGAGAGTATTTCAATATTATTCGCAGCAGCAAGCACATGCAAGGTGGCTTTATTTGGGACTGGGTAGATCAGGGTTTTAAACAGCAAACGGCAGATGGCCGCACCTACTGGGGTTACGGAGGCGATTTGGGCAGCTACCTCTACCTCAACGATGAAAACTTTTGCAGCAATGGTTTGATTGCTGCCGACCGCACCCCTCACCCCGGCTTGTACGAAGTAAAAAATGTATACGCACCCATTCAGTTTACAGCTGTGGATGCCTCCAAAGGCATTATTGCGGTTGAAAACCTATTTGAATTTACAGCTTTAAACAATCATGCTTTTCAATGGGAAGTGCTGCGCAACGGTCTTTCTTATGCTAAAGGTTCGTTTACTGTTACGGCGGCGCCACACAGCAAGCAAACAGTGCAGGTGTCATTGCCCGCAACCGATGCTACCGCAGAATGGATGCTCAACGTATTTGCATTTACGACAACGGCCAATGCCACGGCCTTGGTGCCTGCCGGTCATGAAGTAGCCCGTGCACAGTTTGCCATTGCCGGTACGTATGCAGTTACGGCCAACAAGGGTGCCGGTTTGACGATAGAAAAAGATGCTAAGTTGCTCAAGTTTACTGCCGGTGATGTATCGGGAGAGTTTGACCTCAACCGTGGCCAGTTTAAAAAGTACAGCAAGAAAGATGCTTTGGAATTGACCCAATTGCCTACACCTTATTTCTGGCGGGCACCTACCGACAATGACTTTGGCAACAGCATGCCACAGCAGTTGGGTATTTGGCGTTCGGCACACCAGCAGGCACAGGTAAAAAAAGTAACCGTGGGCGAACAAACAGCTGCCGGATTGCCCATTGAAGTACAAATGGAACTGACCGGTATCAATGTGCCGTACAGCATTCAGTATGTCATCTTAAACAATGGTAGCATACAGGTAACCGCCAGCATGGATATGACCAACCGTTCATTGCCAGAAATGCCCCGTTACGGTATGCGTATGCAACTACCTCCGGCTTTCGATAGCCTGCGCTACTACGGCCGCGGTCCTTGGGAAAATTATACCGACCGCAATGAGTCGGCACTGCTGGGCGTATATGCCGACAAAGTGGCCAATCAGTTTACAGCCAATTACATTCGGCCACAAGAAAACGGTTACAAAACCGATGTGCGTTGGGTGCAACTGACCAATAGCAAAGGCCATGGCCTGCGGGTAGAAGGAGTACAACCAATTTGCTTTAGTGCGTTGCACCACAGTGCCGAAAGCATGGACCCCGGCATGACTAAAAAACAACAGCATCCGACCGACCTTCGTCCCGATAAAAATGTATACCTCCACATTGATTTGAAACAACGTGGGGTAGGTGGCGATGACAGCTGGGGTGCCTTGCCACATGCACAGTACAGGCTTACCCAAAAGCAATACAGCTACAGCTACATTTTGCAATTGCAATAGCATCGCTTACTTCAATTGATCAATACAAATACCCGTCGGGAAATGCGTATGGCACCGGCGGGTATTTTTTTATGCATTGCTGTGGCTGCCAACGTTGTTGCGGTACACAGAGCCGCTGCATTCGAAGGGGGGATTTAGCGAAAGCCTTGCCGGCATTGAATTTCAAGAAATGGGGGAGTGAATTTTACCCCCAAAGGCTGCCGTCAGAAAAAAGCTGCAAATACTGAAAATACCCCCCTTTTTTTACTATTCACCCCCCTAGGTAAGCGTATACAATTGCTCACTTTCAACCTATGAAAATGTGCAAGGCAGTATAACGAGCTGTTCTCCTCATTTTCTATTCATCAACTTCAATTGCTGTCCTATGACGAAAAAATCCCGATTGTTTGGGAGGATGAACGCTGCTGTCAGCTTCGCCTCCTACGGAAAAAGCGTAGCTGCTTTTCTCTTGTTTGTTTCGATGCTGTTGGCATCGCTGAGTTCGCAAGTATTTGCTCAATCAACCAAAGTAACCGGCACCATTAAGGATGCTGAAACGGGTGACCCCATTGTTTCGGCAACGGTGATGCTGAAATCAAAAAAAGCGGCCACTACTACAGATGCTTTAGGCCTGTTTAGTATTTCGGCTGTGGCCGGCGATGTGCTGGTCATTTCCAACGTGGGTTTTCAAACACTTGAAGTACCTGTAGATCTTACAGCACCCATGACCATTCAATTAAAAGCAACCAACCGCCAGTTGGGCGAAGTGGTAGTGGTAGGTTATGGTACCCGCAAACGTTCCGACATTACCGGTGCGGTAGCTTCAGTTCCTAAAACCCGTTTATCGCAGTTGCCGGTCACCAATGTGCTGCATGCCATTGAAGGTTCGGTAGCAGGGGTAAACATCACCCAAAACTCCAATGTGCCGGGTAGCTCAGCTTCGGTATTGGTGCGGGGGCAAAATACCATTACCGCCGGCACAGGTCCGTTTATTGTGGTAGATGGTGTGCCCTTCAGCAAAACCGGTAGTGTAACCAATGACATCAACCCCAACGATATTGCTTCCATCGAGATATTGAAAGACGCCAGTGCCACGGCTATATATGGTGTAAATGGTGCGAATGGTGTTATTCTCATTACTACCAAAAGAGGCACCACAGGCAAGCCGGTGATTAAATACAATGCCTACATGGGTTTGGACAACCTGGCACATATCCTCGATCCATCGAGCCCGGAAGCATACGTAAAAAAATATGCCGATTGGTGGAAACAGGTCAACCCGACTTCTACCCAAACCAATGTGCTGCCCACACAATTTGAAAGAGCCAACTATGCCGCCGGCAAAAAAGTAGACTGGCTGGATGAAGTGTTGCAGCAAGGCATTATGCAAGACCATAACCTGAGCATTTCTGGTGGGTCAAAAGATTTTCGCTACTACGTAAGCGGCGACTTTATGAAACAACAGGGCGCCGTAAAAGGGTATCAGTACAAACGGGCGAACCTGCGTGCTAATCTCGATGCTACCATCACTGATTATCTGACCATTGGTACCACCATTTCTTACACCAACAACAACTACGATGGTGGCCGTGCCAACTTCTACCTGGCTACTGCTATGAGTCCGTATGGCTCTTTGTACGATGCCAATGGCAACTATGCCATTTACCCCATGTACGAAGAATTGTTGTACAAAAATCCACTGAGTGGTTTGAACAACGACCGCACTGACCGCAGCAATAATTTGATTGGAAACGGATATGCCGAAATCAAATTTGGCGGTGCCTTGCAAGGGTTGAAATACCGCTTCAATGCGGGCTACACATTTGTAACCACAAGGTATGGCTACTATGAAGGCCGCAGTTTCGACAACCAATTGGGCACTGCCAATGTGAGCAGTTCTGAAACCAACAACTGGGTAGCAGAAAACATTCTCACCTATACAAAAGACTTCGGTATGCATCACCTCGATTTTACCGGATTGTATAGTGCTCAACAACGTAACTACTTTACCTACGGGGCAAACGCTACCGGCTTCATCAACGATGAACTTTCATACAACCGTTTGGAAGCAGGCGCCACACAAACATCGAGCTCTTACCGCGATAAGTACAGCCTCAACTCTATGATGGCAAGGGTAAACTATACCTATGATGGTCGCTATTTGCTCACCGCCACCATTCGTCGTGATGGCTCAAGTGTAATGGGCGGCAACACCAGCAAGTATGGCAATTTTCCATCGGTAGCTGTGGGCTGGAACATCACCCGCGAAAAATTCATGCAAAGCCAAAAGGTAGTAGACAACCTGAAACTGCGCAGCTCTTATGGTATGGCGGGCAATGAAGCCATTTCTGTATATGGCACCATTACCACTGCCGGTACTGTTCGTTTTCCATTTGGTGGCAACTCTACCATTGGTGTGTTGGCCAGCAATTTGGGTAATGGCAACCTGCATTGGGAAAGTGCAAAAACACTCAACGTTGGTCTCGACTTTGCTGTGTTGAAAAACAGAATCAATGGTACGTTGGATTACTACAGCACTCAAACTTCAGATTTGTTGCTGCGCAGAAACCTGCCCATTATTACTGGTTATGGCAGCATTCTCGACAACCTGGGTAAAACAGCCAACAGAGGTATTGAGCTGATGCTGAATGCTGATGTTATTTCGAAGAAAGATTTTAAATGGCAGGCCTCTGTAAACTTTGCAACCAACAAAAACAAGATTGTTGATTTGTATGGCGATGGTAAAGATGACATTGGCAACCGCTGGTTTATTGGTAAGCCCATCGGCATCATCTGGGATTACAAAATGGTGGGTGTATGGCAAGA
The Phnomibacter ginsenosidimutans genome window above contains:
- a CDS encoding SusC/RagA family TonB-linked outer membrane protein, coding for MTKKSRLFGRMNAAVSFASYGKSVAAFLLFVSMLLASLSSQVFAQSTKVTGTIKDAETGDPIVSATVMLKSKKAATTTDALGLFSISAVAGDVLVISNVGFQTLEVPVDLTAPMTIQLKATNRQLGEVVVVGYGTRKRSDITGAVASVPKTRLSQLPVTNVLHAIEGSVAGVNITQNSNVPGSSASVLVRGQNTITAGTGPFIVVDGVPFSKTGSVTNDINPNDIASIEILKDASATAIYGVNGANGVILITTKRGTTGKPVIKYNAYMGLDNLAHILDPSSPEAYVKKYADWWKQVNPTSTQTNVLPTQFERANYAAGKKVDWLDEVLQQGIMQDHNLSISGGSKDFRYYVSGDFMKQQGAVKGYQYKRANLRANLDATITDYLTIGTTISYTNNNYDGGRANFYLATAMSPYGSLYDANGNYAIYPMYEELLYKNPLSGLNNDRTDRSNNLIGNGYAEIKFGGALQGLKYRFNAGYTFVTTRYGYYEGRSFDNQLGTANVSSSETNNWVAENILTYTKDFGMHHLDFTGLYSAQQRNYFTYGANATGFINDELSYNRLEAGATQTSSSYRDKYSLNSMMARVNYTYDGRYLLTATIRRDGSSVMGGNTSKYGNFPSVAVGWNITREKFMQSQKVVDNLKLRSSYGMAGNEAISVYGTITTAGTVRFPFGGNSTIGVLASNLGNGNLHWESAKTLNVGLDFAVLKNRINGTLDYYSTQTSDLLLRRNLPIITGYGSILDNLGKTANRGIELMLNADVISKKDFKWQASVNFATNKNKIVDLYGDGKDDIGNRWFIGKPIGIIWDYKMVGVWQEGEDASQWDPGAKPGDLKFADINGDKKITADDRTVLGQTAPKWTGGITNTFHYKNFHLNIFIQTFQGALRNNVTLTYADEAGRMNIPAETGYWTAENKSNTRPSLRYTNPRGYGYASDNSYTRLKDVTLSYVFPQSALDRMKLAAMTLYVSGRNLYTFTNWVGWDPEFNYSFRGSGDWTNNYPQTRTIVFGVNVSLR
- a CDS encoding glycoside hydrolase family 2 TIM barrel-domain containing protein; the protein is MKKWFVMLMGCASMLQLAAQNIWENPTVYEENKEKPHTSFMLYQQAADVNADDFAASAWHQSLNGTWKFVYAANVESSLKDFYSDAVNTQSWKNIPVPSNWELQGFGTPIYTNITYPFPKNPPYVGKDNPVGTYRKTFTVPDTWSDKEVILHFGSISGCAFVYVNGQKVGMSKVAKTAAEFNITKLLRKGENQLAVQVYRWHDGSYLEDQDFWRLSGIERDVFLMAMPKQTIWDYFLKADLDAQYKIGRFSATVDIRDFTERTPTKGSIVVSVVSKAGFVAFTQTQAYTTNAAVTSVQFSGAIKNVAKWTAETPNLYQVIIEQKDASGATVAYTGSRIGFRKVEIKNAQLMINGVPLNVHGVNRHEHDDVLGHVPTKELMLKDIQLMKLNNINSVRTCHYPNDPLWYKLCDEYGLYLVDEANIESHGMGAEGQSWFDKEQHVAYRPEWAAAHLDRHRRMVERDKNHASVIIWSLGNECGNGPVFFDAYKWIKERDNTRPVQFEQSKEAANTDIVCPMYPRIEHMRQYANDSTKTRPYIMCEYSHAMGNSNGNFREYFNIIRSSKHMQGGFIWDWVDQGFKQQTADGRTYWGYGGDLGSYLYLNDENFCSNGLIAADRTPHPGLYEVKNVYAPIQFTAVDASKGIIAVENLFEFTALNNHAFQWEVLRNGLSYAKGSFTVTAAPHSKQTVQVSLPATDATAEWMLNVFAFTTTANATALVPAGHEVARAQFAIAGTYAVTANKGAGLTIEKDAKLLKFTAGDVSGEFDLNRGQFKKYSKKDALELTQLPTPYFWRAPTDNDFGNSMPQQLGIWRSAHQQAQVKKVTVGEQTAAGLPIEVQMELTGINVPYSIQYVILNNGSIQVTASMDMTNRSLPEMPRYGMRMQLPPAFDSLRYYGRGPWENYTDRNESALLGVYADKVANQFTANYIRPQENGYKTDVRWVQLTNSKGHGLRVEGVQPICFSALHHSAESMDPGMTKKQQHPTDLRPDKNVYLHIDLKQRGVGGDDSWGALPHAQYRLTQKQYSYSYILQLQ